The DNA segment ACGATCAATATGGCCCGTCTGGGGTATTTGTATAAGGGAAATAAGGAAATGCTTTATGAACAACTGGATCGGTTGCTTTACCTCGCCAAGTCGACTTTAGAAAAGAAAAGGGTCTTTATTCAGGAAATGTATGACCAGGGTTTATATCCTTATACCAAAAGATACCTGCATCATTTCCGCAATCATTTTTCGACGATTGGTGTAAACGGGATGAACGAAATGATCCTGAATTTTTCGGAAGGTCAGTATACGATTACCGATTCCCAGGGGATCTCTTTTTCATTAGAGATTCTGGAACATATCCGCATGCGGATGAAAGAATTTCAGGAAGACACCGGAAATCTGTACAACCTGGAAGCTACTCCGGCAGAGGGGACTACTTATCGTTTTGCTAAAGAAGATAAAAAACGTTTCCCTGATATCCTGCAGGCTGGAAAGGACGCAAATATCTACTATACCAACAGTTCTCAGATTCCTGTTGACCATACTGATGATCCTTTTGAAGCCTTACTGTTACAGGATCAATTGCAATGTAAATATACCGGGGGAACGGTTTTGCATTTGTATATGCGGGAAAAAATAGCTTCTCCGGAAGCCTGCAAGGTATTTGTCAGGAAGGTGCTGACCAATTTTAGACTGCCGTACATCACAGTTACGCCGCTCTTTAGTGTCTGTACCGTTCATGGTTATTTAAATGGAGAACATGAATACTGCCCGCTTTGCGATGAATCAATTTTAAATGAATATCACCAATCAAAAGACTTGCATTATGAAAACACAGGAACAGCTTGAAATTTTAAATCGTTATTCTGAAAAAAGAACGAAATGTCTGGTCTATACCCGGGTTATGGGGTATCACAGGCCTGTCGAGAGTTTTAATACCGGAAAAAAAGGCGAGCATCAGCAGAGAAAACATTTCACAGAAAATGAAAACTGTAACGCCGGTATATAGCATTACCCCATTTACCTTGCTTGATTATCCGGATAAAACAGCCTGCATCCTTTGGTTTGCAGGCTGTAATATGCGTTGTTCTTATTGCTATAACCCGGATATCGTACTGGGAAAAGGAAAGCTGAGCATGGCCAAAATAATGGACTTCCTCCATTCCAGAAAAGGGATTTTGGATGGGGTCGTACTGAGCGGTGGAGAATGTACCCTGCATAAAAATCTGATCCCAATCCTAAAAGAAATCAGGGCCCTGGGGTATTTTGTGAAATTAGATACGAATGGGAGCAGGCCAAAAGTAATGAAGCAGATTCTGGAGGCGAACCTCGTGGATTATATTGCACTGGATTTTAAAGCCTTACCGGAGGCATTTCAAGCGGTAACCTCCGCTGATTTGTTTGCTGAGTTTGAAGAAACATTAATGCTTTTGATCAAGTCGCCTACGCGTTTTGAACTGAGAACGACCATTCATGCTGATCTCTTTACTGAAAAAGATTTTAGGGAAATGGTCAGTTTTTTAGAAAACAGACAGTACAAGGGTAATTATTATGTCCAGCATTTTGTGAACCAGGTACCCACCCTGGGTAATCTCGGTTATTCCGGGAGGGAGTTCATCAACAAAGATTTTTCAACGGCTCACATTCAGGTCGTTTTCAGATAGCTCAATCTGGGGCAGCTCAGGAAGATTTTATGGGGAAAATTAACACAAATAAAGATGAAAAATATAGGACTACTGACGATTAACAGAAATACGCGCATCACCGCATTGTTAGCGGTAAATCAGGAAGCAGTGATCGAGGCATTGGCGAAGCTTAACCGGAATTTTTCCAAGCTGAGAAATCCGATTTTGAGAAACCTGTTTGCCCGTCGCATCAGCATTGAGGATGCCTGCAGGATTGCGCATTGCGAAGTTGATGCTTTTTTATCGAGTATGGAACAGATCGGCTTTTGTATTGATGAAAAGTTGGAGGAGGGGATGCTGTCTGCCCCGGAAACGATAGATTTCAGTCGCCATAAAAATATCAGGGAACTCGATGTTCGCCCTTATCTGGATCAGGATATAGACCCTTTAAAAGAGATTTTAAAACTGGCAGGTTCCGTAAAAAAAGGAGAATGTATCAAAATAATCAACTCCTTTGAACCTGTGCCACTGATCAATTTGCTCCATGACCAGGGTTTTCTGCATCAGGTAGAGGTTGTGGAAGAAAACCTGGTGGTTACCTGGTTTGAAAAAAAGGAAGAAGCGGGGCTGATCAGCAAGGCCTCCTCTGAAGGGAATCTGGTTTCGGTCGACAAAAGAATGTTCGATAGCGTGCGGCATCAATTTAGTCCGGAGAAGATCCGGTGCATTGATGTTCGTCAGCTGGAAATGCCTCAGCCTATGCTGCGGATTATAGCGAACCTGGAAGAATTGGCGACTGATGAATTGTTATATGTGCAGCATAAAAAGCTTCCTGTATTTCTAATCCCGGAGCTGACTAAAAGAGGATTGACATTTTTGATTCACTATAAATCAGATCAGGAATTGGAACTATTGATCTACAAATCATGAGTGTTGTTAAACCTCAAAACGGCCTGTACAGAATTGCGATCTGTCATTATTTGATCGCTGCCTTGTTTTTTCTGGCCCTGGCGATCCTGTTCCTCTTTTCAGTGGAAGAACTTTCCGGTCATTACTTCCAACCTAAAATATTGGCTTTAACACACATTGCAGCCCTGGGCTGGGGTTCAATAATTATCTTTGGCACCTTATATCAATTGCTCCCCTTTATTCTGGAGACGCGCTTATTTAGCCTCAAACTTTCCTGGCTTAGCCTGGCTTTCTTTGTGCCGGGAGTCATTCTGCTGGTTTATTGTTTCTGGGTGTTTAATCCGGGCGTGTATATGCAGGTTGCCAGCTTCCTGCTATTTGCAGCTGTTGTTTCATTTGACCTGAATGTTTTCCTGACGGTGAAGGACCGGAAACAAGATTCGATGGTTACGGAATTTATCTTAACATCTTGTTTATGGCTGAGTTTAACGGTTCTGTTAGGTGGGCTGATGGTCTTTAATTTTACATTTTCTTTTTTGCCTAAAGACCATTTGCAGTTCTTAAGGTTACATGCACACATGGGGATTGCAGGTTGGTTTTTAATGCTCATCATTGGAGTCAGTGCGAAACTGCTGCCCATGTTTCTGGTTTCAAAATATCAAAAGACACATTTGTTATCTTATAGCTATTACCTCATCAATGCCGCGTTATTGTCGTTTATCGTCGACGGTTATTTTTACGGAATTAACTTTAAGACCTATGTGATTTCCTTTTTAGGAGTGCTTGGAATCTGTTTTTATCTGGCCTTCGTTTATCAGTGTGTGACCACGAGAATCCGTGCAAATATTGATTTACCTATGGTTCAAACGCTGGGTTCATTTATTTTGCTGGGATTGGCGATATTGACCTTGCCCTTCCTGCTTTATTATCATTTGAAACAGCATCCACTGGCTACAAATTTATCGGTGTTCTATGGGGTTTTAATCTTTATGGGCTGGATCAGCTCCTTAATCTCAGGACAGACTTTCAAGATTTTGCCGTATATCGTTTGGCTGAAGTGTTATGAACACCTCACCGGCAAAGTTAAAACGCCGATGCCGGCAGATCTGATCAATAATTCCCTTCTGAACCTTCAGTTTGTCGCATTCCTTGTCTTTCTGCTGAGCTTCATGACCGGCTTTCTTTTGTCATCGGATATCCTGAAGTACATTGCTGCAGGTAGTTTACTGCTGATGGCTTTATGTTATAGCATTCATGTTCTTTGCTTGCTTTTACATCCCATTAAAACAGAAAAATATGAACCATCCCGAAGCATCAATGAAATATAGAGCTCAAGTTGTCAGTGTTTTAAAAACCGTTATTGATCCTGAACTAGAGGTCAATATTGTTGACCTTGGCTTGATCTACGCCATAGAAATGGAAGAAGACCTGCTGTCTCTGCGTATAGAGATGACGCTGTCGTCCAGGTCTTGCCCAATGGGAGAAAGTATTTTATCTGCGACTAAAAACTGTCTGGAGAGATCTTTTGAAACTTTCAATACAGAAGTCAAAGTGGTGTGGGATCCGGAATGGAACGCTGATTTTATCTCTGCTGCAGGAATCAGAAAGCTTCGGGGATATTGAGCAATATATTATTTCCGGATGTGATTGAGATCATAAAAGGGAAGGGGGAGCAGGAGATAGATTTGCCTTTATATTATTCATTTTAAAAAAGACATTATGGAAACGATAGTCACTTTAAATGTTACCGCCTTAGAACCCCGCTTAAAACACCCAACGATTTTTGAGATGTACGACAACTTAAATCCCGGAGAAGCTTTTATCATTGACAATGACCATGATCCGAAACCATTGTATTACCAGTTACTGGCAGAGAGAGGTCAGAATTTTGACTGGGCATATCTGGAGAACGGTCCTGAATTATGGAAAGTGAAAATTGCGAAAAATGATACATTCCAAAATGAGGAAACCATTGGAGAAATGGTGACAAAAGATTACAGAAAAGCACAGGTCTTCAAATCGTTTGGCATTGATTTCTGCTGCGGTGGAAAAAAGACACTTACCGAAGTTTGTGCAAAAAAAGGAATAGATACCGAATCCTTGCAAAAAGCACTAGAACTATTAAAAGAAGCTCCTGTTACTTCAGATAATGACTATAACAAATGGAATCCTGGATTTTTGACCGATTACATCATCAATACGCACCATCAATATGTAAAAGACAATACCACTTTTATCCTGGAACTGGCCAATAAAGTAGCTTCGGTACATGGTGCTCAACATCCTGAAACCATTCGGGTGGCAGAGATTTTTGCAAAAGTGGCCAGTGATTTAACCTTACACCTGATGAAAGAAGAGAAGGTTCTTTTTCCCTTTATCAAAGAAATGTCGGATGTTCAGGATAAAGCAGGACGATTGTTGGAAAGTGCTTTCGGAGCAGTAGCTAATCCAATCCAAATGATGGAGTCTGAACATGAAGAAGCTGGTGAGGCCTTACAAACTATCCGCGAACTGACCGGTAATTTTACCTTACCTGCCGGTGCTTGTAACTCTTACACCATTTTATACAAGAAGCTGGATGAATATGAAAATGATTTACACAAGCATGTGCATCTGGAAAACAACATTTTGTTTCCAAAAGCACTTGCCTTAGAAAAGGAACTTAGACAGCGATAAGCACCTTAAGTGTTGGTTAATCCATTGTGAATCGAATTTGCAATGGATTTTTTTATGCCCCATATTTTGAAAACCATCAGGAGCAACCCTATTCCCATGATTATTGAAGCGACGAATAAGATGATATTTGTTTTTATCAGAAGATTTAATCCGATCATTTCCAAACCCTGAATCATCAATGCCATTTCCTGGATGAGCACGCCGGAAACAAAAATGACAATTCCGGATCTGCTCATTTTTCTATACGGGGCAAGAACCTCATTGAAATGACCAATCAGGAAAAATGAAATAATGCCTAAAAAGCACAAATGTAAATAGGCGATCACGATCGGCCTGAAGCCAAATGCGAAATCGCTCAGGCTTGGGAAAACGGATAAGAACTGTAAGGTGATTTTAATGACCAATGAAAGTCCGGCCAACAGCCATAAATACCGGGTTGTTTTTGAGAAGCGACCATTGGTTTCTGCTTTGAGGAGTTTGAAAAATTTAAAGAAATAAAAGAGTGCTAATAGTTGGAAAACGGCCGACAAACTGGCGGTCCAATAAACAAAAGACGGTAGTTTTAACCAAAGGAGCGAAAGAAAATAACTGGGAATGACAGTAACTGCAAGTATCAGAAATAAAGCCTTGTTCAGCTTTAGTAAGAGGGCATTTCCCTGTCGGCTAAAAAATGAAAATAACAAGCCGAAACCCGCAAATATAAACCAGCCATTGTATTGAAAATGCAGGAAGAAATAAATTGCTGCAAAGTAATAATCCTGGACTTTAATCTGGGCCGCCATTAAAAAGGCTAAGGTAAATGCTCCCAG comes from the Pedobacter sp. FW305-3-2-15-E-R2A2 genome and includes:
- the ric gene encoding iron-sulfur cluster repair di-iron protein, translated to METIVTLNVTALEPRLKHPTIFEMYDNLNPGEAFIIDNDHDPKPLYYQLLAERGQNFDWAYLENGPELWKVKIAKNDTFQNEETIGEMVTKDYRKAQVFKSFGIDFCCGGKKTLTEVCAKKGIDTESLQKALELLKEAPVTSDNDYNKWNPGFLTDYIINTHHQYVKDNTTFILELANKVASVHGAQHPETIRVAEIFAKVASDLTLHLMKEEKVLFPFIKEMSDVQDKAGRLLESAFGAVANPIQMMESEHEEAGEALQTIRELTGNFTLPAGACNSYTILYKKLDEYENDLHKHVHLENNILFPKALALEKELRQR
- a CDS encoding DUF2249 domain-containing protein, producing the protein MKNIGLLTINRNTRITALLAVNQEAVIEALAKLNRNFSKLRNPILRNLFARRISIEDACRIAHCEVDAFLSSMEQIGFCIDEKLEEGMLSAPETIDFSRHKNIRELDVRPYLDQDIDPLKEILKLAGSVKKGECIKIINSFEPVPLINLLHDQGFLHQVEVVEENLVVTWFEKKEEAGLISKASSEGNLVSVDKRMFDSVRHQFSPEKIRCIDVRQLEMPQPMLRIIANLEELATDELLYVQHKKLPVFLIPELTKRGLTFLIHYKSDQELELLIYKS
- a CDS encoding anaerobic ribonucleoside-triphosphate reductase activating protein yields the protein MKTVTPVYSITPFTLLDYPDKTACILWFAGCNMRCSYCYNPDIVLGKGKLSMAKIMDFLHSRKGILDGVVLSGGECTLHKNLIPILKEIRALGYFVKLDTNGSRPKVMKQILEANLVDYIALDFKALPEAFQAVTSADLFAEFEETLMLLIKSPTRFELRTTIHADLFTEKDFREMVSFLENRQYKGNYYVQHFVNQVPTLGNLGYSGREFINKDFSTAHIQVVFR
- a CDS encoding metal-sulfur cluster assembly factor, whose translation is MKYRAQVVSVLKTVIDPELEVNIVDLGLIYAIEMEEDLLSLRIEMTLSSRSCPMGESILSATKNCLERSFETFNTEVKVVWDPEWNADFISAAGIRKLRGY